TACAGAAAAGAATTTCCTTATTCAGAGAATTTTGATGAGTTTGCCTCTTCCATCTTTCCCTCTCAACATCTATTTGTTGCATGAAGTTCCCTAAGCACATTTTCCTACAGATCAGTAGCAGCCAAAGCAGCTTACTCACATCATAGCCTGCGATGAGCAGTCCTACTCCATAGGGCCTCCTGCCGTAGCGCTGGGTTGGAATCTGGGTTTCTTAAGAAAGCTAAGGAAACAATCTCAAAATTATATGATAATTACCCAAGAGTTTTCCTAAACCAAGCAGAAATGGACCAAAACACATCCTTATGGGGTGTTCTCTGAAAGTATACACAAGCAGTGTGAACAAAGAAGAGCTGTCCAAAAACCTTTTTCAACTTTTAAGCTGTGATAGATGAGTCATTTTATGAAGTGTATAAAAAAAGGATACTGCTTCCAATTAGTGACACTAGGCGAGAAACTGGAAGAGGTCTATCGAACACAAATCTAGAATCCAAACACTCTTGGCGCATGAAATTGCTAGGAagcaaaaacagaaaaataaaatttaaaaattcaaatcagTGCATAGCTCAAAGACacaatgaggtttttttctcaaggCTTGTCTGTTAAGGTAAGCATTTTTGTTTCAGCTCTGCTCATTGAGAAAAAGGGTCAAAGGCTTTCCATGATTTCATTTCCACATGACCTATCATTGTTATTGAGAAAGTTGACCACAGGTTTGATAAAGCATAAGCTGGGCATTTCAGCcataaaaatgcagagaaagtAGAAGTTCACACAGGCAACACATGGATCCTTTGGAGAAATAGCAAGGTTAAATGGTAACATTGttttgtgacactgcagcaaTTAAAACTTGTTTCAGAAATCCTTCCCACCACTTCTGAACAAAACTGCTAAAAGCAAGCCCCCCTGAAGCCCATACAAACAGCACTGTATGTCTTTAATAACTTTCTCAAATGTGCGTACACAGAaggagctgccagaggaaaataaatgatgGAGTTTCTCAGACTGCTTGGAAACCCTATCACACTGAGGAAACCAGACAGGACTGTTTTACTTGTAACAAAACCAAAGAGCAAAATTTTAGGCCAAACAAATGAGATTTCTGCCAACTAGTTAAAAACTTGCCAGAATTTCATGCTGAGGTCTTTGGCATAATACAACATTAAGATGCAACTCAAGACTAATCCttagcaaagcagaaaatgtcaTTTGCAATAGTCTGAATGAACTTTCCCTCATTATTGCAGCACTGTGTATGTCAACAAGCAGGATACTCACCACAAGAGTCTTGCATCGGCAGTAAGTCCAGCAATGGAGATACCAATATGGTTGTCAAcatacaggatttttttctgatgagctgccagctcagactGTGCTCTCTATGCATAAAAGGAGAAAGCTATGTAGCAAACTGAACAGTCTGCCAAGCACTGTGGAGAAATCTGCTAACATTTACAGCAAGAACTGAATATGTTcatgaaacaataaaaaaagagtaaatttaTAAACTTGCAACAGGACAAGAAAAACCTAATTCCACTTCAgttctctcagaaaaaaagaaagaatagaCACTTACTCaagttttgggaaaagaaaggaatagaTTTACTGCTTAAtaacaaatgaaaagaaaacaaaaatagaggAACACAtctgttaaaggaaaaaatctatCCATTTCCTTCACCAGTTTGTGAAGATCTGCTTTGCATAGGTACTGGAAGTATTTCATTCTCCAGCAAAGGGAATCTGCAATTGCATTTACATTTCATGTCTAAGTACAGACTGCACAAAACTAATTTCCCAGACCAAAACTTTTCTATGAACATTACTGTCCCCACTGAGACCAGAATTCAGAAGTTACCTTGAGAGCCACCAGGACAGCGTGTGTTTTTGACTTCAGCCCCACAGTAGCTGAGCCTTGCTTCACCGCTTCCATGGCATATTCAATCTGATGAATTCGGCCCTGCAAAACCAAGTCAAAGGTCATCAATCACTCTCTAGTTAATCCTCTCAATCAGTTTCCAATGGGTTTGCATTCTCAGACCTCTGATTCTCCACCCCAGTGGGGACACTCACTGCACAACAGGTTAAATCAGCATGTGATTCAAAGACAGACAGAACTTCCAGCTGAAGTTGGACACTTTAAATCggctttgctgcagaaatgagTCTTATGCAATTGTTGTGTCTCACCAGCCATTCCCCAATAACTTCTGAACAAGTTATTGGCCAACTGCAGCCAAGCCTGAAACAGGAGGAGAGGTCTCCAAGAAAATTAAGTCCTTACAAGCTCTGCAGAGGTGGCCATGTAACAGAAGCACTGAGGGTTTTCCCAAATTCAGCACTCCAGCCCATCTCAGACAGCCAACATGGGCAGTCCTATCCTGCAAGCATGGACACCGTGGAGCTGCATCCCATCAGTTGGGAGGGAgtgaaacacagcagctgtTATGGTGAATGTGCAAGGGATGATCTACAGGACACCACCTTTCCATAGgttgttggggatttttggcATAAGGTTTTTCTTTAAGTCTGCTAGAGAGACCCTAATGTCAAATTTCATCCCCTGTTGTAACTGGAATTTCAATCACATAGGATATATCCTGCCCAAGAGCAGCACTGAATTGCAGTAACCTGTCCAACATGAATTTGTCAGCTGTCATGAACAAAATGCAAGACTGTAAAAATGTGAAACTGCTTCAAGTTTTTAAATCTCctacttccttttctttactATTTGAAAACATCTAAcatatttgaaaacatttcctAATAAAGTATGATTTGATCCTGCAATAACAGTGCCATAAGCTATTATGGCATCACATCACTGCCTCACCTGGAAGAACAGATGGAATAGCAATTGCAGCACAGTAGcaattttaaatgtctttttttcagaaaaacccCCCCAACACTgttaatattttcaaagcaattaaagaaaaacatagaaATTTGTGCTCTTGATATTTTGCAGTACCTGCTAAAAGTCTTAAGAGAATGTTATAGTTTTAAAAGTAACTTTTAAAGTAACAggtaagacaaaaaaaattaaggttgGTGATACAGAACCTGCCAGAGAAACACAACCATTAAGAAGGATTAAAACAGCTCAAAGGCACCTACACCTAACATGGTACTGACTGAAAAAAAGGGAGATATTTAAGGTTGTCTTCATGGAGAATGGAAAGGATAGAACACTCTCTGTTGCACTGCATCTCACATGCAATAATATTACATGATGAAGAATTTCAGTAGCAATACAAACCCACAAACTAATGATACATTAGCTTTATACTAATACAATTTGCtacttgcattttaaataaatctgtaGTTTTGCTGTATATATAAATGAGTCTTCTTCCAAGGCTCTGtttttctgtaagtatcctGTCTTAAAATATCCATAGTGAGAGAAGAGGCAATATTAAATACCTCATCTGGCTTTTAGCATCAATATTAAATACCTGACACTGGCTTTTAACATTCCAGACAAGCTGTGAAAGTTTCAGAACACACAGTGTATGTTTTCAGAAACAATACACGGTGTGAAACTGATTCAGAGGTagtaaaatttcaaattcaaatgCAAATCTCACTTGAACCTCCCAATTATAAACTAAATAGTTTCTTTCCCATATTATCTAGTGGACAGATGAGAGAAAGACCCAGCCTAACTTTGGGGAGACTGAAACTGTTTCATGCTTTATGTACCTTACCTACCAACTTATTATAACTCTGTGAATGGATCATAGAgttgtggaatggtttgggttggaagggacctttacCAGATCATCCTGTCCAACCACCCAAAGATGACAGCATCTCTTTTGTAGCTCACAGGTACATTTAGAAAGCAACTGCCTTAAGCACCTGGAGGAGACAAGGCCCAGGTAAGCAGCACTCAGGTTCATACACCAGCAGACAGGGATGTGCTGAGTGAGGGCTTTCTGGACACCTACAGCCTACaaagggagaggggagcagcctgcaggaagCTTCAGGCATCTGAGCACAACCTTTGTGACTGTAATACCACTGCTGTGAGGTGGAGAAACCCAAAAAGCAAGTTAAAACCCCAGTGAGCAAGTGTATAAAGGTTTTACCTGCGGGCTCCAAACTGTGACATCATTGTCATACTGGTTGCGAAACTGgaatgaacaaaataaaactcattAGTATCCCTAATAAGCTAATAGAACGCTCCTGGAGGAAACCCTGCTTCTTTCCACAGAATCCCATCACCACGGAATCAATAAGGTTGGAAATGTTTCTGATATATCAAGTCCAATCTGTGACTGAACACCACCCTGTtaactagaccatggcactgagtgccacatccagcctccctgaacacctccagggatggtgactccaccacctccctgggcagcccattccaatgaCCACCCTTTCTGTGAACAAGTTCTTACTTTGTTAAATTCCTTTTGTCAAACTGTTaggtggaagggacctctggaaatcatccagtccaacccccctgcaaAGGCAGGGTCGCgggagcagtgacacaggaaCACATTCAggcctccctgggcagcctttccAGCGCTCTGACAAGCTCAGTGTAAAAAAGTTTTTCCTTatgttgaggtggaacttcttttgtttcagtttatgACCATTGCTCCTCATCCTGGGCACTACTGAAAAGGGTCTGGCACCATGCTCTTAGCTCCCCTCTGAGATATCTGTATGCATTAATGAATCCCCTCTCAGCCTTCTCTCCCAgactgaacaggcccagctcctcacaacagagatgctccagacccctaCAGAGATATCTACGTGGATTCTCACAGGGCCTCGGAACTCTTTGTCCCAGCCCCGAAGCAGGGCCCGCTCCCATTCGTTTTCAGCCCGGCAGCGAGGCCCAGTcccgcccgcggccccgcgtGGCCCGGGAACTGCTTACTCACGggcccgctccccgccgcccgCTCTCCCGGCTGCCCCGTGCGGGCTGGGCAGGCCGGGCAGGCGGCGGGGGTGCCGTGTCCCGGGCCGTGTGCCCTGTCCCGCCCCGGCGCCCCTCACCATCGTCCTGCttcccggcggcggcggcggctccgggcggCTCGGGGCAGGGAACGCTCCGGGATGGGAGCGGGCAGGCAGCGCCAGTCGCGCCCCGAGTCATCGATGGGCCGCGCCTGCGCTCTGCCTCGGAGGGCGAGGCGGCTCCTGAAACGCCGATTTAAATCACctaatttgttttgttatttttaggCTTTCTGATGAATAAAGAAGTTCATTTGGTTCGGAAACGACTTCCTTTCCTCCCCGTTTCTGCGTGGGAACAGGATGTATAAAGGTTTTATTAGGCGAGCTGAGCCCTTTCGGGAGTCCCGGCGCTGGCAGTAAATATTGCCGCAGCCTCTCCCCGAGCGGCGCTCCCCAATAACTTCCTCCGGCCGTGAGGGactccctgcccacagctccgTCCCTCCGCCCGAGGAACAGAACCGCACGCAGACATTTCCTCTCATTTTGGCAAAACCGCGGTAGTTTTGATAGAGGGCTAAACCACGCCAAGGCTCCCCATTGTTCTGTGTTTGTACAGCGAGGAACGGCAGCGGCCGGGATTTTAGCGATAAAAAAGCAGGATTGTAAAACTTCGTGGAGAATATTGGTAATAGCTGCGTAAATGAAGAACTTTTGGAAGCTGTACGAACCGTTGCAGGTTTATTAAGTAACAACTGAAGTATTTTCCCGAGTAATCCTTCCCCCTTTATTAGATGGATAGGACAAGATATAGCCAAACCCGAATTCCCCAGATGTCCAGCTATTAAAAATTGATTCCAAAAGGAAGGGGTTGGGGTCCGGCGGCAGCAGGAAGGGGGCAGGGCTCGGAGTTCCTGCGGCCGCAGGGCTGCCGGCAGCACAAGCGCTCGGTattcccagggcagcagggccagaggaTGCCGGAGGCAGGAATAATCTCTAGAACGGGGAAATGCTTACCGTGGGAGGAAGTCATTCACTTCCTTCTGGATGCTCCTTCTTGCCCTTTAGGCTCAGGACGAGACCTCTAGAGGCAGGGCTAGAGCCAGAGGGTTGGAGGTGTATTTGTGATTTCACCTCAATGTACTGGTGCTAAAGAGCACCCGGCCTATCCCTCATTTGAACCAAGGGTGTATCTGTGGATTCAGAAGATGAGAAAGGCAAAATCAAATAGCTCTTTTTTCAGATAACAAAGGCATCACACCAGAAAGGAAGTGTTTTGCATATATTAGGAATTTAATTGCAGAGTGAAAATCAGAAGCAGCAATCAATATAGTACATCGAGACATCACAATGTAAAAGAGTACAGGACTGAAAAGTAAAGCTAAAACTATCCTCACATTTAAatgaatgatttttaaaaaaatctaagttaggagaaaattattggtttctctgggtctggattgaaggcacttgagacagttGTTCATGttgggactcaggtgtttattatttcttaccagtaaaacagtctcactgctgtgagttcagcagcttttcatttgcAACAATGGCCAACAATttcttgttacaaggtcttttaagactaaattATCCActtaagaactgacacctggattattttcccttttaacccaaaaaCTGAccccaaagagctgcaatgcagacttttctgcccagtTACTAgatgccacccaaacccatggagaagaaggaagaagcagcatgaagaagaaaccccggatgacaccctgtgccatccatcttgcttccatccacaacatactaaaaatcccaaaacctaaatttctcaccaagtgatgcacctacactactctctataatctatttcacacttttgtgcaTTCTtgtctatcttgaagtctaggaaagtttctccatgaatgagggtcaaagtcagtgctcccctgggggtcaggatACCCCAGAGCAAACAGACAAATATTCCTGATGCCCTGAGCTTccacagaaaataacattttgtcCCTTTTAGTTTCACAGTTGGCAACCTGGTAACCAGGATGACTTCAGAGCAATGAATACACAATTGATAGCTGTATGAAAACAAGTTCAGTGCCCAGTAGTGTCCAAATTAAATGTAAGGAATTATTAGGAAGGAGAACAAAACATAAAGCATTGCTATGCCATTGTATAAATCCATGCTGCATCTGACACCGTTGAACATTGGTCATGACTCTTGTTTCCCACCTTGAAATGATGTGGCATTTGGAAAAGTAGAAAGAAGCATTCAAATTATGGAATAGCTTCAAATAAAGGATGACAGTAAGGAGTAGAAGTCCTCAGTGTAAATAGCAGGAAAGGCTTTGAACTTTAGCCAagacacagctggcacagagatGCTGAATAGATTCAATGCTTCTCtctgtcctgcagtgctggtATGGGGTGTCATTAAAAGCAGCAGGTTCAAGCCAAAGGAGTGCTTGTGGGTCTTGTCATACCTGTGCTGTGGAAACCTCTGCATCTGAACACACCACGGGCTTTTGGCCATGTATTGAGAGATTCGCATTGGAGATATTGGACAGATTCACAGACTAAACAACTGTCCAAGCCgccaatgctgctgctgcaatgtTTGAGCTAAGTGCAGCAGTGAAAGCATAGCTAACCTAAAACATGCATATACAGTCTCAAGAGAAACTAATGAGCCTGTTTTATTCTATGCTGTGTTTCCAGCAGAGTTATAAACAGCATCTGACATCTGAGCGATGACAGGCATTGCTCTGCAGAGATTAATGTACAGCAACTGAAAGGCAAGGCCATTAtgcctctgcttctgctgaTTCACGAG
This sequence is a window from Serinus canaria isolate serCan28SL12 chromosome 5, serCan2020, whole genome shotgun sequence. Protein-coding genes within it:
- the PSMA1 gene encoding proteasome subunit alpha type-1; translated protein: MFRNQYDNDVTVWSPQGRIHQIEYAMEAVKQGSATVGLKSKTHAVLVALKRAQSELAAHQKKILYVDNHIGISIAGLTADARLLCNFMRQECLDSRFVFDRPLPVSRLVSLIGSKTQIPTQRYGRRPYGVGLLIAGYDDMGPHIFQTCPSANYFDCKAMSIGARSQSARTYLERHMTEFTDCNLNELVKHGLRALRETLPAEQDLTTKNVSIGIVGKDMEFTIYDDDDVAPFLEGLEERPQRKPVPPVEETVEKADEPMEH